In the genome of Deinococcus aerophilus, one region contains:
- the rho gene encoding transcription termination factor Rho: MTDSLRPTLPFQELQQKILPELHLIAAGYGIDNYRKLKKDALALAILEHQADAEGQSLARGYLEIGADGYGFLQSDLLDPNSRTVLVTAGLIKAHHLRTGDEVIGRARRPRENERFGALVQVEAVNGLDPEAARRRPRFDDLTPTFPEAQLVLEDPATEGGLSLRVVDLLVPIGRGQRALIVAPPKAGKTTLLKQIANSIVKNYPDVTVMVLLVDERPEEVTDFRESVQGAQVVASTFDEPPQHHVRVAEFVHERARRIVEDGGHVVILLDSITRLARANNLVTPPTGRTLSGGLDSNALHWPKRFLGAARNIREGGSLTILATALVETGSRMDDVIFEEFKGTGNAELVLSRRLEERRIFPALDILKSGTRREELLLQPAVLKKMWLLRKVISDMDPADAMEMLLTRMGKTRNNVEFLQGLAGG, from the coding sequence ATGACCGATTCCCTGCGTCCCACACTGCCGTTTCAGGAACTGCAGCAGAAGATTCTGCCCGAGCTGCACCTGATCGCTGCCGGCTACGGCATTGACAATTACCGCAAGCTGAAAAAAGACGCCCTGGCCCTGGCGATCCTGGAGCATCAGGCCGACGCCGAGGGCCAGAGCCTGGCGCGCGGCTACCTGGAAATCGGGGCCGACGGCTACGGCTTCTTGCAGTCGGACCTGCTTGACCCCAACAGCCGCACCGTTCTGGTCACGGCGGGCCTGATCAAGGCCCACCACCTGCGCACCGGCGATGAGGTGATCGGACGCGCCCGCCGCCCTCGTGAAAACGAGCGCTTTGGCGCGCTGGTGCAGGTGGAGGCGGTCAACGGTCTGGACCCCGAGGCGGCCCGGCGCCGCCCGCGCTTCGACGACCTGACCCCCACCTTTCCCGAGGCCCAGCTGGTGCTGGAAGACCCCGCGACCGAGGGCGGCCTGAGCCTGCGGGTCGTGGACCTGCTCGTGCCCATCGGGCGTGGACAGCGGGCGCTGATCGTGGCTCCCCCCAAGGCCGGCAAGACGACCCTCCTGAAGCAGATCGCCAACTCCATCGTCAAGAACTACCCCGACGTCACGGTGATGGTGCTGCTCGTCGACGAGCGCCCCGAGGAGGTCACCGACTTCCGCGAGAGCGTGCAGGGCGCGCAGGTGGTCGCCTCGACCTTCGACGAGCCGCCGCAGCACCACGTCCGGGTGGCCGAGTTCGTCCACGAGCGCGCGCGGCGCATCGTGGAGGACGGTGGACACGTGGTGATCTTGCTCGACAGCATCACCCGCCTGGCCCGCGCGAACAACTTGGTCACGCCGCCCACCGGGCGCACGCTCTCGGGCGGTCTGGACAGCAACGCGCTGCACTGGCCCAAGCGTTTTCTGGGTGCGGCCCGCAACATCCGTGAAGGCGGCTCGCTCACCATCCTGGCCACTGCCCTGGTGGAGACCGGCTCGCGCATGGACGATGTGATCTTCGAGGAGTTCAAGGGCACCGGCAACGCCGAACTCGTGCTCTCGCGCCGCCTGGAAGAGCGCCGCATCTTCCCGGCGCTGGACATCCTCAAGTCCGGCACCCGCCGCGAGGAACTGCTGCTGCAGCCCGCCGTCCTGAAAAAGATGTGGCTGCTGCGCAAGGTCATCAGCGACATGGACCCCGCCGACGCGATGGAGATGCTGCTGACGCGCATGGGCAAGACCCGCAACAACGTCGAATTCCTGCAGGGGCTGGCCGGCGGCTGA
- a CDS encoding M23 family metallopeptidase — MAFLFFRGRRWVPLAAALIGAAVAQTPPLPLPAPLDLLTPTADVVLRPDPGGQSLRIVTDGQTTERAVARRYGVGTGAVRTIASDAGVRVREVRLAEAAVARAPARPASVVTYRVRSGDTLAGVAARHDLTVLDVLSANLGRTSLDRLRPGETLNLPTRERGLLLTIKPGQSALSLIAGYGADLVATARANDVLPTALRVGDQLLLPGVKAEGLRERLLAAREAERKAKLARERQQQYEQYLSWKADRERQALQEKYARQEKYEAYLAWKSSPERQRQMAAYERQAQYEAAQAAAQARARNSAQAAAVVGASVGSTVAGTGGRLAWPLRSYRLTSRYGERDIAFHQQVFHGGIDLAAPYGTPVYAATAGTVASSGYGAFGLNVWTTSGDSTAIYGHLSRTAVVSGQHVTPGQVLGYVGCTGVCTGPHLHFELRLGGQTVDPLSLLP; from the coding sequence TTGGCCTTTCTGTTTTTTCGTGGCCGCCGGTGGGTTCCGCTGGCCGCCGCCCTGATCGGTGCTGCTGTGGCCCAGACGCCGCCGCTGCCCCTGCCCGCTCCGCTGGACCTGCTGACCCCCACCGCCGACGTGGTGCTGCGTCCCGATCCCGGCGGCCAGTCCCTGCGCATCGTCACCGACGGCCAGACCACCGAAAGGGCGGTGGCCCGGCGCTACGGCGTGGGCACCGGCGCGGTGCGGACCATCGCCTCGGATGCGGGCGTGCGGGTCCGCGAGGTCCGGCTGGCCGAGGCCGCCGTGGCCCGCGCGCCCGCCCGCCCCGCCTCGGTGGTCACCTACCGGGTACGCTCCGGCGATACGCTCGCAGGGGTGGCGGCCCGGCATGACCTGACGGTGCTCGACGTGCTCAGCGCGAACCTGGGCCGCACCAGTCTCGACCGCCTGCGCCCGGGCGAGACGCTCAACCTGCCCACCCGCGAGCGGGGGCTGCTGCTCACCATCAAGCCCGGCCAGTCGGCGCTGTCGCTGATCGCCGGATACGGCGCGGACCTGGTGGCCACCGCCCGCGCCAACGACGTGCTGCCCACGGCGCTGCGGGTGGGCGATCAGCTGCTGCTGCCCGGCGTGAAGGCCGAGGGCCTGCGTGAGCGGCTGCTCGCCGCGCGCGAGGCCGAGCGCAAGGCGAAGCTGGCCCGCGAGCGCCAGCAGCAGTACGAGCAGTACCTGAGCTGGAAGGCCGACCGCGAGCGCCAGGCGCTGCAGGAGAAGTACGCACGGCAGGAAAAATACGAGGCGTACCTGGCGTGGAAATCTAGCCCCGAGCGTCAACGTCAGATGGCGGCCTATGAGCGACAGGCGCAGTACGAGGCGGCCCAGGCCGCCGCGCAGGCCCGCGCCCGCAACAGTGCCCAAGCCGCCGCGGTGGTGGGGGCCAGTGTGGGAAGCACGGTGGCGGGTACGGGCGGACGGCTGGCGTGGCCGCTGCGCAGCTACCGCCTGACCAGCCGCTACGGAGAGCGCGACATCGCCTTTCACCAGCAGGTCTTTCACGGAGGCATTGATCTGGCCGCGCCCTACGGCACTCCCGTGTACGCGGCGACCGCCGGCACGGTGGCCTCCAGCGGCTACGGCGCTTTCGGCCTGAACGTCTGGACCACCAGCGGCGACAGCACCGCCATCTACGGCCACCTGAGCCGCACGGCGGTGGTGAGCGGCCAGCACGTCACGCCCGGACAGGTGCTGGGCTACGTGGGCTGCACCGGCGTGTGCACCGGCCCCCACCTGCACTTCGAACTGCGCCTGGGCGGTCAGACGGTCGACCCGCTGTCGCTGCTGCCATGA
- a CDS encoding response regulator — MSGLRLLVVEDELQILELLDLTLTLRGYVVHGASSGPQALELCCQGTSPVTADVIVMDVLMTPWDGFETVRRLHGHYGAALPPVVFLSGLHPPDAFPDLGGDLVQEYLMKPFRPAQLAEAIERVWARRPS, encoded by the coding sequence ATGAGCGGCCTGCGCCTGCTGGTCGTGGAGGACGAGCTGCAGATTCTGGAGCTGCTCGACCTGACCCTGACCCTGCGGGGGTACGTCGTCCACGGTGCCTCCAGCGGGCCGCAGGCGCTGGAACTGTGCTGTCAGGGCACATCGCCCGTGACCGCCGACGTGATTGTCATGGACGTGCTGATGACTCCCTGGGACGGCTTCGAGACGGTCCGGCGCCTGCACGGCCACTACGGCGCGGCCCTGCCCCCGGTGGTGTTTCTCTCTGGGCTGCATCCGCCGGACGCCTTCCCGGACCTGGGCGGCGATCTGGTACAGGAATACCTGATGAAGCCGTTTCGCCCCGCGCAGCTCGCCGAAGCCATCGAGCGGGTCTGGGCCCGGCGCCCCAGCTGA
- the pdxS gene encoding pyridoxal 5'-phosphate synthase lyase subunit PdxS — MSENTGTPQLKQGFAEMFKGGVIMDVVTADQARIAEAAGATAVMALERVPADIRVDGGVARMSDPKMIKEIIAAVTIPVMAKVRIGHIVEAQILQALGVDFIDESEVLTPADEQFHILKSDFQVPFVCGAKNLGEALRRVGEGASMIRTKGEAGTGNVVEAVRHARTVLGDIRTIQARPAEELMTAARDLQAPYELVKYVHEHGKLPVVNFAAGGVATPADAALMMVLGLDGVFVGSGIFKSDNPERRAQAIVKAVTHYQNPDVLAAISEDLGAPMTGINIDELIPAERLASRGW, encoded by the coding sequence ATGAGTGAAAACACCGGAACCCCCCAGCTCAAGCAGGGCTTCGCCGAGATGTTCAAGGGCGGCGTGATCATGGACGTCGTGACGGCCGATCAGGCCCGCATCGCCGAGGCCGCCGGCGCGACCGCTGTGATGGCGCTGGAGCGCGTCCCCGCCGACATCCGTGTGGACGGCGGCGTGGCGCGCATGAGCGATCCCAAGATGATCAAGGAGATCATCGCGGCCGTGACCATCCCGGTGATGGCCAAGGTGCGCATCGGCCACATCGTGGAGGCGCAGATCCTGCAGGCACTGGGCGTGGACTTCATCGACGAGTCCGAGGTCCTGACCCCCGCCGATGAGCAGTTCCATATTCTCAAGTCCGACTTTCAGGTGCCCTTCGTCTGCGGGGCCAAGAACCTGGGCGAGGCGCTGCGCCGCGTCGGCGAGGGTGCGAGCATGATTCGCACCAAGGGCGAGGCCGGCACCGGCAACGTGGTGGAGGCCGTGCGCCACGCCCGCACCGTGCTGGGCGACATCCGCACCATTCAGGCGCGCCCCGCCGAGGAACTGATGACCGCCGCGCGCGACCTGCAGGCTCCCTATGAGCTGGTCAAGTATGTGCACGAGCACGGCAAGCTGCCGGTCGTGAATTTCGCCGCCGGAGGTGTCGCCACGCCCGCCGACGCTGCGCTGATGATGGTCCTGGGCCTGGACGGTGTGTTCGTGGGCAGCGGCATCTTCAAGTCCGACAACCCCGAGCGCCGCGCGCAGGCCATCGTGAAGGCCGTGACCCACTACCAGAACCCGGACGTGCTCGCCGCGATCAGCGAGGACCTGGGCGCGCCCATGACGGGCATCAACATCGACGAGCTGATTCCCGCCGAGCGCCTCGCCTCGCGTGGCTGGTAA
- the pdxT gene encoding pyridoxal 5'-phosphate synthase glutaminase subunit PdxT: MAGKASTRIGVLALQGAFREHRQLLAALGAEVREVRLPGDLAGLDGVILPGGESTTMARLLTEYALWEPLRAFHAAGGALWGTCAGAILLAHSVLGAPPQFGGRQDSLGLLDVTVQRNAFGRQINSFTDALPVRGLDTPFPAVFIRAPAFVKVGVGCTVLATARDQAVMVRQDRVLATAFHPELTGDTRLHAYFLEDVVQNKVVNK; encoded by the coding sequence GTGGCTGGTAAGGCGTCCACACGAATTGGCGTCCTGGCCCTTCAGGGCGCCTTCCGCGAGCACCGTCAGCTGCTCGCGGCGTTGGGGGCCGAGGTCCGTGAAGTGCGTCTGCCCGGCGACCTCGCCGGCTTGGACGGCGTGATCCTGCCGGGAGGGGAGAGCACGACCATGGCCCGCCTGCTCACGGAATACGCCCTGTGGGAACCGTTGCGTGCGTTTCATGCGGCGGGCGGGGCGCTGTGGGGAACCTGCGCCGGGGCGATCCTGCTTGCCCACTCGGTGCTGGGTGCGCCGCCGCAGTTCGGAGGCCGCCAGGACAGCCTGGGGCTGCTGGACGTCACCGTTCAGCGCAACGCCTTTGGACGACAGATCAACTCGTTCACCGACGCCCTGCCGGTTCGCGGACTGGACACGCCCTTTCCCGCCGTGTTCATTCGTGCCCCCGCCTTCGTGAAGGTTGGGGTGGGATGCACGGTCCTCGCCACTGCCCGGGATCAGGCCGTGATGGTCCGTCAGGACCGGGTGCTCGCCACCGCCTTTCACCCGGAGCTGACCGGCGACACCCGCCTGCACGCCTACTTTCTGGAAGACGTGGTGCAGAACAAGGTAGTCAATAAATAA